The proteins below are encoded in one region of Pontibacter deserti:
- a CDS encoding endonuclease III domain-containing protein → MDAHELPPEEKTKLTHELLNKAYKRLKLEKRRDHMHELISTMLSHRTNHKDEETAYYTMLERFGDWEGVMNANFDDLADAIKTTRYPGQKVPQIQQTLRIIKEERGEFSIDFLEDLSVDEAMTWLTKLPGVGLKTATLLLLFNFYKPVMPVDTHVFRISQRVGLIGAKVTANKAHDLLLYMLPEEPVELFNFHVHMLRHGQRVCTFFAPKCEECVLHNICNYYQDVRFKGIDKAA, encoded by the coding sequence ATGGATGCACATGAACTGCCGCCCGAAGAGAAAACGAAGCTGACACACGAACTCCTGAATAAGGCTTATAAGCGCCTGAAACTGGAGAAGCGTCGCGATCATATGCACGAGCTTATTTCTACGATGCTCTCGCACCGCACCAACCACAAAGACGAAGAGACGGCCTACTATACTATGCTGGAACGCTTCGGGGATTGGGAAGGCGTAATGAATGCTAACTTCGATGACCTGGCTGATGCTATTAAAACCACCCGTTACCCCGGACAGAAAGTACCGCAGATCCAGCAAACCTTACGCATTATAAAAGAAGAGCGTGGCGAGTTTAGTATCGATTTTCTGGAAGACTTGTCTGTGGATGAAGCAATGACCTGGCTCACTAAGTTACCAGGCGTAGGTTTAAAAACTGCTACATTGCTATTGCTATTTAACTTTTATAAACCTGTAATGCCTGTAGATACGCACGTGTTCCGGATAAGCCAGCGGGTAGGGTTGATAGGAGCCAAAGTAACGGCCAACAAAGCACACGACCTGCTGCTGTACATGCTGCCCGAAGAACCGGTTGAGTTATTTAACTTCCATGTGCATATGCTGCGCCACGGGCAACGCGTTTGTACATTTTTTGCTCCTAAGTGCGAAGAGTGTGTGCTCCACAACATTTGCAATTACTACCAGGATGTGCGGTTTAAGGGAATCGATAAAGCGGCGTAG